The following are from one region of the Longimicrobium sp. genome:
- a CDS encoding glycosyltransferase family 2 protein, which produces MGPGISVFLPAYNDEATIASLVRDALEVLPGLADDYEVVVVNDGSTDGTPAVLDELARTLPRVRVVHHERNRGYGGALRTGFASAAKELVFYTDGDAQYDVRELVRLRPLLAEGVDVVNGYKLGRADGWSRKVLGAAYNRLAHLLFRLPVRDVDCDFRLMRRSALERVRLESDSGSICVELVYKLHRAGCVFAEAPVHHYPRRHGRSQFFTPGRVARTAADLLKLWLRLVVLGRARSTGAAGARA; this is translated from the coding sequence ATGGGTCCTGGAATCAGCGTTTTTCTCCCCGCGTACAACGACGAGGCCACGATCGCCTCGCTGGTCAGGGACGCCCTGGAGGTGCTCCCCGGGCTCGCCGACGACTACGAGGTGGTCGTGGTGAACGACGGCAGCACCGACGGCACGCCGGCCGTGCTGGACGAGCTGGCCCGGACGCTGCCGCGCGTGCGGGTGGTGCACCACGAGCGCAACCGCGGCTACGGCGGGGCGCTGCGCACCGGGTTCGCGAGCGCCGCCAAGGAGCTGGTGTTCTACACCGACGGCGACGCCCAGTACGACGTGCGCGAGCTCGTCCGCCTGCGCCCGCTCCTGGCCGAGGGGGTGGACGTGGTCAACGGCTACAAGCTGGGCCGGGCCGACGGCTGGAGCCGCAAGGTGCTGGGCGCGGCGTACAACCGCCTGGCGCACCTCCTCTTCCGGCTCCCCGTGCGCGACGTGGACTGCGACTTCCGGCTGATGCGCAGGAGCGCCCTGGAGCGGGTGCGGCTCGAGTCCGACAGCGGCAGCATCTGCGTGGAGCTGGTCTACAAGCTGCACCGGGCGGGGTGCGTGTTCGCCGAGGCGCCGGTGCACCACTACCCGCGCCGGCACGGCCGCTCGCAGTTCTTCACCCCCGGGCGCGTGGCCCGCACCGCCGCCGACCTCCTGAAGCTCTGGCTGAGGCTGGTGGTGCTCGGCCGCGCACGAAGCACTGGCGCCGCCGGGGCGAGGGCGTAA
- a CDS encoding YqhA family protein, which yields MLERGFERLLWGSRLIVLLAVVASLVVAVGMFFVATVDVIGLLEHVAHYAAAAVDERPELRSTIVAHVVEVVDGYLLASIMLIFSLGLYELFISRIEAAEGSEFAERLLLIRSLDDLKDRLAKVVLLILVVKFFEYALQLSFQTPLDLLYLAIGVLLVSAALYLSHGRPGKDAH from the coding sequence ATGCTGGAGAGGGGATTCGAGCGGCTCCTGTGGGGGAGCCGGCTGATCGTGCTGCTGGCGGTGGTCGCCAGCCTGGTGGTCGCGGTGGGGATGTTCTTCGTCGCCACCGTCGACGTGATCGGGCTGCTGGAGCACGTCGCCCATTACGCCGCCGCCGCGGTCGACGAGCGGCCGGAGCTGCGCTCCACCATCGTCGCGCACGTGGTGGAGGTGGTGGACGGCTACCTGCTCGCCTCCATCATGCTCATCTTCTCGCTGGGGCTGTACGAGCTGTTCATCAGCCGCATCGAGGCGGCCGAGGGCTCCGAGTTCGCCGAGCGGCTCCTGCTCATCCGCAGCCTCGACGACCTGAAGGACCGCCTGGCCAAGGTGGTGCTGCTGATCCTGGTGGTGAAGTTCTTCGAGTACGCGCTCCAGCTCTCCTTCCAGACGCCGCTCGACCTGCTCTACCTGGCCATCGGCGTCCTGCTGGTCTCCGCCGCGCTCTACCTTTCGCACGGCAGGCCCGGCAAGGACGCGCACTGA
- a CDS encoding PaaI family thioesterase, which yields MSPQARDPGYEARVRDSFARQAAMHTIGAEVAHVAPGEVDIRLPFRADLTQQHGFLHAGILGAVADSAAGYAAYTLMPAEAAVLSVEYKLNLMAPAAGEAFVARGRVKKAGRTLTVCTADVFALQSGQERLVATMQATMMTVMDRPGLSG from the coding sequence GTGAGCCCGCAGGCGCGCGACCCCGGCTACGAGGCGCGGGTGCGGGACAGCTTCGCGCGGCAGGCGGCGATGCACACCATCGGCGCCGAGGTGGCGCACGTCGCGCCCGGCGAGGTGGACATCCGGCTCCCCTTCCGCGCGGACCTGACGCAGCAGCACGGCTTCCTGCACGCCGGCATCCTGGGCGCCGTCGCCGACAGCGCGGCCGGCTACGCGGCGTACACGCTGATGCCCGCCGAGGCGGCGGTGCTCTCGGTCGAGTACAAGCTGAACCTGATGGCCCCCGCCGCCGGCGAGGCGTTCGTGGCGCGCGGGCGGGTGAAGAAGGCCGGGCGCACGCTCACCGTCTGCACCGCCGACGTCTTCGCGCTCCAGAGCGGCCAGGAGCGCCTGGTCGCCACCATGCAGGCCACGATGATGACGGTGATGGACCGGCCGGGGCTGAGCGGGTGA
- a CDS encoding class I SAM-dependent methyltransferase — protein MTDTGAAFKDHFSGHADAYARYRPDYPAALFAWLAEAAPARERAWDCATGNGQAALALAGHFREVVATDASERQVRNAFTHPRVRYHVAPAERSGLADASVDLVTVAQAVHWFDLPAFYAEADRVLRPGGLLAVWAYALFQPSPPSPEIDRVVQKLYREIVGPYWPPDRGMIEKGYAGVELPFERVEPPPFWMEKRWSPDDVLGYLRTWSATRGYLEANGHDPVALVAGELAAAWGSGERTVRWPLILKVGRKTAAGAGASA, from the coding sequence ATGACAGACACGGGCGCCGCCTTCAAGGACCACTTCTCGGGCCACGCCGACGCGTACGCGCGCTACCGGCCCGACTACCCGGCGGCGCTGTTCGCGTGGCTGGCCGAAGCCGCGCCCGCCCGCGAGCGCGCGTGGGACTGCGCCACCGGGAACGGGCAGGCGGCGCTCGCCCTGGCCGGGCACTTCCGCGAGGTGGTGGCGACGGACGCCAGCGAGCGGCAGGTCCGGAACGCCTTCACCCACCCGCGCGTCCGCTACCACGTGGCCCCCGCCGAGCGCTCGGGGCTCGCGGACGCGTCCGTCGACCTCGTCACCGTCGCGCAGGCGGTGCACTGGTTCGACCTCCCGGCCTTCTACGCCGAGGCGGACCGCGTGCTGCGCCCCGGCGGCCTCCTGGCCGTGTGGGCGTACGCGCTCTTCCAGCCGTCGCCCCCGTCGCCGGAGATCGACCGCGTGGTCCAGAAGCTCTACCGCGAAATCGTGGGGCCGTACTGGCCGCCGGACCGGGGGATGATCGAGAAGGGCTACGCCGGCGTGGAGCTCCCCTTCGAGCGCGTCGAGCCGCCGCCGTTCTGGATGGAGAAGCGCTGGAGCCCGGACGACGTGCTCGGCTACCTGCGCACCTGGTCGGCCACCCGGGGCTACCTGGAGGCGAACGGGCACGACCCCGTCGCGCTGGTGGCCGGCGAGCTGGCCGCCGCCTGGGGCTCCGGCGAGCGCACCGTCCGCTGGCCGCTGATCCTCAAGGTGGGACGGAAGACGGCCGCGGGAGCAGGCGCGTCCGCTTGA
- a CDS encoding CapA family protein has translation MTRIHGMLAALLAAAALAAPARAQDTIPARDTLPRDTPGADTLPGTKLRAEAEGREGVRICAGGDVTLGTNLDTTWVHTASARLRRRVAALPDPDSLLAPLRPLLAGADVVLLNVEGAIGEGVPARQKCAPGSTSCFAFRSPVAAAAALRRVGGEAEVVGNVANNHARDAGDPGWRATGRHLQGAGVHVTGYDTVPTLVALPSGDTVAFLGYSAWAGPKVHDLAGVRRHVGRAAGRHRYVVVTMHAGAEGSGAQRTPNATEMAFGEDRGNSVAFARAAVEAGADVVFGHGPHVMRAAEWYREALVFYSLGNLVTYGPFTFSEPLNRGGIACADLDPAGGVMAAEIRSTRQLAPGLVRPDTTGAAARLVEQLSRLDFPTSAPVVARGGEVQRPRGGEAGGVPAATSPRRRQ, from the coding sequence TTGACCCGCATCCACGGCATGCTCGCCGCCCTGCTGGCGGCCGCGGCGCTCGCGGCGCCCGCCCGCGCGCAGGACACCATCCCCGCCCGCGACACCCTCCCGCGCGACACGCCGGGGGCCGACACGCTCCCCGGCACGAAGCTCCGCGCGGAGGCCGAGGGGCGCGAGGGCGTGCGCATCTGCGCGGGCGGCGACGTGACGCTGGGGACCAACCTCGACACCACCTGGGTGCACACCGCCTCGGCGCGGCTGAGGCGGCGGGTGGCCGCGCTCCCCGACCCCGACTCGCTGCTGGCGCCGCTGCGCCCGCTGCTGGCCGGCGCCGACGTGGTGCTGCTGAACGTGGAAGGGGCGATCGGCGAAGGCGTGCCGGCGCGCCAGAAGTGCGCGCCGGGATCGACGAGCTGCTTCGCCTTCCGCTCGCCGGTGGCCGCGGCCGCCGCGCTCCGGCGCGTGGGCGGCGAGGCCGAGGTGGTGGGGAACGTGGCCAACAACCACGCGCGCGACGCGGGCGACCCCGGCTGGCGCGCCACGGGCCGCCACCTGCAGGGCGCCGGCGTGCACGTCACCGGCTACGACACCGTCCCCACCCTGGTGGCGCTGCCCTCGGGCGACACGGTGGCGTTCCTGGGCTACAGCGCCTGGGCGGGGCCCAAGGTGCACGACCTGGCCGGCGTGCGGCGCCACGTGGGCCGCGCCGCCGGGCGCCACCGCTACGTGGTGGTGACCATGCACGCGGGCGCCGAGGGCAGCGGCGCCCAGCGCACGCCGAACGCGACGGAGATGGCCTTCGGGGAAGACCGCGGCAACTCCGTCGCCTTCGCCCGCGCGGCGGTGGAGGCGGGCGCCGACGTGGTGTTCGGCCACGGCCCGCACGTGATGCGCGCCGCCGAGTGGTACCGGGAGGCGCTGGTCTTCTACTCGCTGGGAAACCTGGTCACCTACGGCCCCTTCACCTTCAGCGAGCCGCTGAACCGCGGGGGGATCGCCTGCGCGGACCTGGACCCGGCAGGGGGCGTGATGGCCGCGGAGATCCGCTCCACGCGCCAGCTCGCCCCCGGCCTGGTGCGCCCCGACACCACCGGCGCGGCCGCGCGGCTGGTGGAGCAGCTCAGCCGCCTGGACTTCCCCACCAGCGCCCCCGTGGTGGCCCGGGGCGGCGAGGTGCAGCGCCCCCGCGGCGGCGAGGCGGGCGGCGTCCCTGCGGCCACCTCTCCCCGCCGGCGCCAGTAA
- a CDS encoding GNAT family N-acetyltransferase, with translation MQDTPFELQRGELTLSTDRRRLDLDAVLALLAPEHWGGGLRRDVMERAIENSVCFGVYDGGRLVAFARAVTDRATYAYLTDVVVGEEHRGRGVGVWLVECILAHPDFQGLRRMALITRDAERLYERFGFGPASGSVYMELRDPGARRKEGGGDEGG, from the coding sequence ATGCAGGATACTCCCTTCGAGCTCCAGCGCGGCGAGCTGACGCTCTCGACCGACCGGCGGCGGCTGGACCTGGACGCGGTGCTCGCGCTCTTGGCCCCGGAGCACTGGGGCGGCGGCCTCCGGCGCGACGTGATGGAGCGCGCCATCGAGAACTCGGTCTGCTTCGGCGTCTACGACGGCGGGCGGCTGGTGGCGTTCGCGCGCGCGGTGACCGACCGGGCGACCTACGCCTACCTGACCGACGTGGTGGTGGGCGAGGAGCACCGCGGGCGGGGGGTCGGCGTGTGGCTGGTGGAGTGCATCCTGGCGCACCCCGACTTCCAGGGGCTGCGCCGCATGGCGCTGATCACGCGCGACGCCGAGCGGCTCTACGAGCGCTTCGGCTTCGGGCCGGCGAGCGGGTCGGTCTACATGGAGCTGCGCGATCCCGGGGCGCGGCGGAAGGAGGGAGGTGGGGACGAGGGCGGCTGA
- a CDS encoding C40 family peptidase produces MTQQRRAVLRALVFVGMLAPLPVAAQEAARRAESPRVLPAAVVRPPTPAERAALRDQVQADSVVLLARAQLGRRYVWGGNTPSGFDCSGFLKYLMRAFGRELPRTAAEQARVGREVPRDPRLLRPGDILTFGRGNRVTHVGIYVGDGRYIHASSGQGRIVESRLDRPQSALVRAWFGVRRLFSDGDSAAAVAAASASSSRRN; encoded by the coding sequence GTGACCCAGCAACGCAGAGCCGTTCTGCGCGCGCTCGTATTCGTGGGGATGCTCGCCCCGCTCCCGGTGGCGGCGCAGGAAGCGGCGAGGCGGGCCGAGAGCCCCCGTGTGCTCCCCGCGGCGGTCGTCCGCCCTCCCACGCCGGCCGAGCGGGCGGCGCTCCGGGACCAGGTGCAGGCCGACTCGGTGGTGCTGCTCGCGCGGGCGCAGCTCGGCCGCCGCTACGTGTGGGGCGGCAACACACCCAGCGGCTTCGACTGCAGCGGCTTCCTCAAGTACCTGATGCGCGCCTTCGGACGCGAGCTGCCCAGGACGGCGGCCGAGCAGGCGCGCGTGGGGCGCGAGGTCCCGCGCGACCCGCGGCTGCTGCGCCCGGGTGACATCCTCACCTTCGGGCGCGGCAACCGCGTGACGCACGTGGGGATCTACGTGGGCGACGGCCGCTACATCCACGCCAGCAGCGGCCAGGGCCGCATCGTGGAGAGCCGCCTGGACCGCCCGCAGTCGGCGCTGGTGCGCGCCTGGTTCGGGGTGCGCCGCCTCTTCAGCGACGGCGACAGCGCGGCCGCCGTGGCCGCCGCCAGCGCGAGCTCGAGCCGCCGCAACTGA
- a CDS encoding serine hydrolase, whose protein sequence is MPRPTLLRLLAPPILAALLTLACAARPARPAATAPPSAGAADTVPLRRALEELLRGYPGVAGVSVKNLATGEAISIRGGETFPTASLIKVAVLVALLDEARKGALRLDERTTMIARDRVGGSGVLQYVGSGVEPTLEDLAWLMITISDNTATNLILDKINVRTVWDKMEALGLPHTKIHSKTFLRSTSIAMDSSVKYGLGVTTPDETVRLFELLHQGRAVSPALDSLAIRMLRANQDLAKLARWLPEDLAFAHKTGEVDASRSDCGILYGPDAPVALCVMTRENRDHSYAVDNPANLLMARIGLAVFRHYNPSAKVPDPPR, encoded by the coding sequence ATGCCCCGACCCACCCTCCTGCGCCTGCTGGCGCCGCCGATCCTCGCCGCGCTGCTGACCCTGGCCTGCGCCGCCCGCCCCGCGCGCCCCGCCGCGACCGCGCCGCCGTCCGCGGGCGCGGCCGACACCGTCCCGCTGCGGCGCGCGCTGGAGGAGCTGCTGCGCGGCTACCCGGGCGTGGCGGGAGTGAGCGTCAAGAACCTGGCGACGGGCGAGGCGATCTCGATCCGCGGCGGCGAGACCTTCCCCACCGCCTCGCTGATCAAGGTGGCCGTGCTGGTGGCGCTGCTCGACGAGGCGCGAAAAGGCGCGCTCCGGCTGGACGAGCGCACGACGATGATCGCGCGCGACCGGGTGGGGGGCTCGGGGGTGCTGCAGTACGTGGGCTCGGGGGTGGAGCCGACGCTGGAGGACCTGGCGTGGCTGATGATCACCATCTCCGACAACACCGCCACCAACCTGATCCTGGACAAGATCAACGTGCGGACGGTGTGGGACAAAATGGAGGCGCTGGGGCTGCCGCACACCAAGATCCACTCCAAGACCTTCCTGCGCTCCACCTCCATCGCCATGGACTCGTCGGTCAAGTACGGCCTGGGCGTCACCACCCCCGACGAGACCGTGCGGCTCTTCGAGCTGCTGCACCAGGGGCGCGCCGTCTCGCCCGCGCTGGACTCGCTGGCGATCCGGATGCTGCGCGCCAACCAGGACCTCGCCAAGCTGGCGCGCTGGCTCCCCGAAGACCTCGCCTTCGCGCACAAGACCGGCGAGGTGGACGCCTCGAGGAGCGACTGCGGCATCCTCTACGGCCCCGACGCCCCCGTGGCCCTCTGCGTGATGACGCGCGAGAACCGCGACCACTCGTACGCCGTCGACAACCCCGCCAACCTGCTGATGGCGCGCATCGGCCTGGCCGTCTTCCGCCACTACAACCCCTCCGCGAAGGTGCCGGACCCGCCGAGGTGA
- a CDS encoding DUF2059 domain-containing protein produces MKKITVLVPALLAVLLAAGPAAAQPAPVSPTHRAAALELLEAMRVSEALQLSIETVLQAQMQSNPELQAVESVMRDFFVRYMSWDNLKAGYADIYSRAFTEPELREMIAFYRTPTGQKLARATPQLMREGSELGQRAVQEHMGELQEAVLRQLSGPPAPPPPAPAPPPPRP; encoded by the coding sequence ATGAAGAAGATCACGGTGCTGGTCCCGGCGCTCCTGGCCGTGCTGCTCGCCGCGGGGCCGGCCGCAGCCCAGCCGGCGCCCGTCTCGCCCACCCACCGTGCGGCGGCGCTGGAGCTGCTGGAGGCGATGCGCGTCTCCGAGGCGCTCCAGCTCTCCATCGAGACCGTGCTCCAGGCGCAGATGCAGAGCAACCCCGAGCTGCAGGCGGTGGAGAGCGTGATGCGCGACTTCTTCGTGCGCTACATGTCGTGGGACAACCTCAAAGCCGGGTACGCGGACATCTACAGCCGCGCCTTCACCGAGCCCGAGCTTCGGGAGATGATCGCCTTCTACCGCACTCCCACCGGGCAGAAGCTGGCGCGCGCCACGCCGCAGCTCATGCGCGAGGGCTCGGAGCTGGGCCAGCGCGCGGTGCAGGAGCACATGGGAGAGCTGCAGGAGGCGGTGCTCCGGCAGCTCTCCGGCCCGCCGGCTCCTCCGCCGCCCGCCCCCGCTCCCCCGCCCCCGAGGCCGTGA
- a CDS encoding 6-bladed beta-propeller has translation MRFGAFRPATWAGSLCLLAACGTASANGPDRVTIDTLANGVVQVTNPERGAWTESTAWRAVEDLRIGSADGGGPDMLAMPMDVEEDGAGRIYVLDGQAMEIRVFNAAGRHVRSFGRQGAGPGELRQPLGMTWGPKGELWVADFANARYSVFDTTGTFRRSYLRHNNTLQMPWPGVVDQSGRLYDTRSSDQDGQQVAVLLRYDPSVSRAEAFALPHRREQMFEVRDDRRRLSNAIPVPFAPRVEWALAPDGRVWSGGSERYRLEQRDADGRLLRIAERPYTPVKVERAELDSIPVRHQDFVQRGGKIDLAAVPKEKPAFVSIQVDDRGYLWVRPSAPLGQQGTAFDVFEPTGVYLGRLQIPLEIPEFMPIFVHGAHVYSVTMTDEGVPQVVRFRLEGREA, from the coding sequence ATGCGATTCGGCGCTTTTCGACCGGCCACGTGGGCCGGCTCGCTCTGCCTCCTTGCCGCCTGCGGCACCGCCTCCGCGAACGGGCCCGACCGGGTGACGATCGACACGCTGGCGAACGGCGTGGTCCAGGTCACGAACCCCGAGCGCGGCGCGTGGACCGAATCCACCGCCTGGCGGGCGGTCGAAGACCTGCGCATCGGCAGCGCGGATGGGGGCGGGCCCGACATGCTGGCCATGCCCATGGACGTCGAAGAGGACGGTGCCGGGCGGATCTACGTCCTCGACGGGCAGGCGATGGAGATCCGCGTCTTCAACGCGGCGGGGCGGCACGTGCGGAGCTTCGGCCGCCAGGGCGCCGGGCCGGGCGAGCTCCGCCAGCCGCTCGGGATGACCTGGGGACCGAAGGGCGAGCTGTGGGTGGCCGACTTCGCCAATGCGCGGTACTCGGTCTTCGACACCACGGGCACGTTCCGCCGCTCGTACCTGCGCCACAACAACACCCTCCAGATGCCGTGGCCGGGCGTGGTCGACCAGTCCGGCCGGCTGTACGACACGCGCAGCAGCGACCAGGACGGCCAGCAGGTGGCGGTTCTTCTCCGCTACGATCCCTCGGTCTCGCGTGCGGAGGCGTTCGCGCTGCCGCACCGGCGGGAGCAGATGTTCGAGGTGCGGGACGACAGGAGGAGGCTCAGCAACGCCATCCCCGTCCCCTTCGCCCCGCGGGTGGAATGGGCGCTCGCGCCCGACGGCCGGGTCTGGTCCGGGGGAAGCGAGCGGTACCGTCTCGAGCAGCGCGATGCGGACGGCCGCCTGCTCCGGATAGCCGAGCGGCCGTACACGCCCGTGAAGGTCGAGCGGGCGGAGCTCGATTCGATCCCCGTCCGGCACCAGGATTTCGTCCAGCGGGGCGGGAAGATCGACCTCGCCGCGGTGCCGAAGGAGAAGCCCGCCTTCGTTTCCATCCAGGTGGACGACAGGGGATACCTGTGGGTGCGGCCCTCGGCCCCGCTCGGGCAGCAGGGCACCGCGTTCGACGTCTTCGAACCCACTGGAGTCTACCTGGGCCGCCTCCAGATCCCCCTGGAGATCCCGGAGTTCATGCCGATCTTCGTCCACGGCGCCCACGTCTACAGCGTCACTATGACGGACGAGGGCGTGCCCCAGGTCGTGCGCTTCCGGCTGGAGGGGCGCGAGGCCTGA
- a CDS encoding endonuclease V: MFLPLHPWNLTVAQAREVQLSLRERLVPTPPPGFAPRLVAGADVSAEKFSRRGYAGVVTVDLATLETVEEASAVVDLGFPYVPGYLSFRELPALAAAWERLERRPDVVVFDAHGYAHPRRFGLACHGGVLLDLPSIGCAKTMFVGEHGPLAPGRGATAEIVDRGEVVGVALRTRDRCNPVYVSRGHRMDLDTAVGIVLSLSRFRIPETTRRSHNLVNDLRRADKPQAP; encoded by the coding sequence ATGTTCCTCCCCCTCCACCCGTGGAACCTGACCGTCGCGCAGGCGCGCGAGGTCCAGCTCTCGCTCAGGGAGCGGCTGGTGCCCACCCCACCGCCGGGGTTCGCGCCGCGGCTGGTGGCGGGGGCGGACGTCTCGGCAGAGAAATTCAGCCGGCGCGGGTACGCGGGGGTGGTCACGGTGGACCTGGCGACGCTGGAGACGGTGGAGGAGGCGTCCGCCGTGGTGGACCTCGGCTTCCCGTACGTCCCCGGCTACCTCTCCTTCCGCGAGCTCCCCGCCCTGGCGGCCGCGTGGGAGCGGCTCGAGCGGCGCCCCGACGTGGTGGTCTTCGACGCGCACGGCTACGCGCACCCGCGCCGCTTCGGGCTGGCGTGCCACGGCGGGGTGCTGCTGGACCTGCCCTCCATCGGCTGCGCGAAGACGATGTTCGTGGGCGAGCACGGCCCCCTGGCCCCCGGGCGCGGCGCCACGGCGGAGATCGTCGACCGGGGCGAGGTGGTGGGGGTGGCGCTGCGCACCCGCGACCGCTGCAACCCCGTCTACGTCTCCCGCGGCCACCGGATGGACCTGGACACCGCCGTCGGCATCGTCCTCTCGCTCAGCCGCTTCCGCATCCCCGAGACCACCCGCCGCAGCCACAACCTGGTCAACGACCTCCGCCGCGCGGACAAGCCCCAGGCGCCGTAG
- a CDS encoding sigma-70 family RNA polymerase sigma factor, translating to MNVTQLFLQHYDGLYRYLVRLTGDPDLAADAAQEAFVRLVERPPQDRHVRAWLFAVATNVVRDTARARARWLTLLMGSPDRAPMGDVGPGPDQEVERSERRQMVRTALDRLSWKERTVLLMREEGFAHHEIADAVGTTTGSVGTMIARALAKLSAELAPTSESLK from the coding sequence TTGAACGTTACCCAGCTCTTCCTGCAGCACTACGACGGGCTCTACCGCTACCTGGTGCGCCTGACCGGCGACCCGGACCTGGCGGCGGACGCTGCGCAGGAAGCGTTCGTGAGGCTCGTCGAGCGGCCGCCCCAGGACCGCCACGTGCGGGCCTGGCTGTTCGCGGTCGCCACCAACGTGGTGCGCGACACGGCCCGCGCCCGCGCGCGCTGGCTGACCCTGCTGATGGGGTCGCCGGACCGCGCGCCCATGGGCGACGTGGGCCCGGGGCCCGACCAGGAGGTGGAGCGCTCCGAGCGGCGGCAGATGGTGCGCACGGCGCTGGACCGCCTGAGCTGGAAGGAGAGGACCGTGCTCCTGATGCGGGAGGAGGGATTCGCCCACCACGAGATCGCCGACGCCGTCGGCACCACGACGGGCTCGGTGGGCACCATGATCGCGCGGGCGCTGGCCAAGCTTTCGGCCGAGCTCGCGCCAACGTCGGAGAGCCTGAAATGA